CTCAAGAACTCATAACCTTTTTTGCTGGGATCGGGAAAGTCTCCAGAATAACCTACGAAGAAGAATTTTTCTCGGCTCTTAATTAGATCTGAAGAAGGTATAGATTTCCATCCGATATAACCATACTTGCGACCGAGAGGCTTATTAATTTTCAAAATTGCCCAGTCGTTAACTTGATTGGCGATGCGATCGCCTTTAAAATCAGTACCATAAATTACTTGCTCTACTAGAGCTACGTCTCTTTTATTTTGGACATTACCATTAATAACGTTTGGTAGAAACAGAATTTGTTTACTTAATTGATGGGTATCAGGATCAATAACACAATGGGAATTTGTCAAAACTATATTGGCAGCAATTAAAGTTCCCGTGCAATGATAGCTTTTGGCATCAGCTGTTGTTCCTTGCACGCGACCGATAGTAGACCAAGGATATTCTCTGCTAAGCATAGGGACGCGATCGTCTATACCGTCAGGAATTCCCCGAACGCCTGCGGTAGGTTTTTCAGACTGATTCAATCCTGAAGGTTTGTAAGGTTTACCATTTTGTGGTATTGACAATTGACCTGCATCTTGAAATTTGGTGAATTTAGGCGGGGTACTTTGTGGTGCTTCTCTATTTGCTTGGGCTTGAACAGATACCCAACCACCTAATGTTGTTACACTAAGCATTGCAGCGAAAAAGACAGCCAAAGGTTGTTTATAGATAGGCTCTTTAGTCATTGATTTAACTCCTGATAATATTTGGGATTTTAGACTTCGGCGTGAGCGCTCAGTTGAACGATTTTAGATTTGAGATTGTGAAATACTTAGTAAGTTATGGTTATCATCACGCAAACAAGAATGCTGTTATTTGTACATTATTTAGTTGTCTTCAGAGATATTGCGGAAAATTTATTGTTATTTTATGAGGTTGTTAATCAAAAAACACATTCGTTTCGGTTTTTGCAACATAATGGCTGAACAACAGGGTTCAATAAATGCTGCGGTGCAACGCTTATATCAAGTCCAGTTAATTAGTTACAGTTCCCACAGTCATTGCACCTCACGCCACTTGCGCTTTGTCTGTCGGCGAAGCGCGCTCTTCGCAGTGGCTCTCCTTACTAAGGTAAGGGGAGGGGAAACAAAGCTACGCTTTGGTGGCGTGGGGTTGTTAGGGTTTAATAAGTAATCAACCGGACTGATATTAGACAGGATCTTAGACTATCTCATGCGGTGTGATAGCGATCGCATAAGTTTTTGGTCTACTGTTTGTAAGTGATTAGGCGGACATGATATGAGTCCCAATACCATAGTTCAGCAAAACCAAAATTTAAGGGGTGATTACAAAATCACCCCTT
Above is a window of Nostoc sp. UHCC 0702 DNA encoding:
- a CDS encoding trypsin-like peptidase domain-containing protein, translating into MTKEPIYKQPLAVFFAAMLSVTTLGGWVSVQAQANREAPQSTPPKFTKFQDAGQLSIPQNGKPYKPSGLNQSEKPTAGVRGIPDGIDDRVPMLSREYPWSTIGRVQGTTADAKSYHCTGTLIAANIVLTNSHCVIDPDTHQLSKQILFLPNVINGNVQNKRDVALVEQVIYGTDFKGDRIANQVNDWAILKINKPLGRKYGYIGWKSIPSSDLIKSREKFFFVGYSGDFPDPSKKGYEFLSAGPGWTAGFQAGCSIVKEEKEILFHDCDTAGGSSGGPIIGLIDGEPYIIALNNAEIKDPKSRRDIVNLAVKISFLDQLAGRN